In Oxalobacteraceae bacterium OTU3CINTB1, the sequence CCTCCACGCGCGCATGTACAAGCACTGGGGCCTGGAAAAGATCGCGAAGAAAGAATACGAAGAATCGATCGGCGAGATGAAGCACGCCGACAAGCTGATCGACCGCATCCTGATGCTCGACGGCCTGCCGAACCTGCAAGCGATGCACAAGATCATGATCGGCGAGCACACCGAAGAAATGATCGGCTGCGACCTGGCGCTGGAAAAAGGCGCCCAGCTGACCGTCAAGGAAGGCATCGCCACCGCCGAAAAGGCCGGCGACTACGTCTCGCGCGACCTGCTGCTGATGATTTTGGAAGACACCGAAGAGCACATCGACTGGCTTGAAACGCAGCTGGACCTGATCGGCAAGATCGGCATCCAGAACTACCTGCAAAGCCAGATCATCGAAGAGTAAATGCCTGCTTGACGATCGGTGGCGTCACGCGGCGCCGGTCGCCTCGTTATCCTTAAGCCGCAGGCCCTCCGCCTGCGGCTTTTTTAATTTCACGAACAGCACGGCCACCGCGCCGCACAACATCAGGCCACCGGCAAGCCGGATCACGTTCTCCGGATTCCCGCCCAGCAGGCTGCGGTAGTACAAAGGCAGCGTGAAGATCTGGATGATCATCGGGATCACGATGAACATATTGAAGATGCCCATATAAACCCCGGTGCGCTCCGGCGGAATGCAACCGGCCAGCATCACATACGGATTGCCCATGATGGACGCCCACGCCAGGCCGATGCCGACCATCGGCACGAACAGCAGCGCCGGCGAGTGGATCATCGGAATACTCAGCATCGCGAAACCGGCCAGCATCAGGCACACGCTGTGCGTCAGCTTCGGACCATACTTGCGCGTGAACGGTACCAGCGCCAGCGCGCCGATGAACGCGATGAAGTTATAGAAGGCCCCCACCTGCCCGGTCAGCAAACCGGCGTCGCGGAAGCCCTGCGACGCGGGGTCGGTGGTGCCGTACAAGGTGGTCGACAGCGACAGCATGATGTACTGCCAGTAGCAGAACATCGCATACCACTGGAACAGCTTGACCCACGCCAGCTGCTTCATCGTCGCCGGCATCTCGCGCACGGCGCTGACGATGTCGCCCAAGGTATGACGCCAGCCGGCCGGCCGCGAACGGATCTCCGCCAACTCCTGCGCGGTCAGCGGATGCTCGGGCGTCGTCTTCAAGGTCCATAGCACGGAGCTGATCGAGAACACCGCGCCGATCAAAAAGGCCACGATGACGATATGAGGAATATGGCTGCTGTTGACGGCGTCCTTGTTCATGCCCAGCCAGACCAGCAACGACGGCGTCAGGTAGGCCAGCGTTTGCCCCAGACCGGTGAAGGCGCTCTGCGTCAGGAATCCCAGCGAATGCTGCTTCGGCGCCAGCTTGTCGCTGACGAAGGCGCGGTACGGCTCCATCGTCACGTTGTTGGCCGCGTCCAGTATCCACAGCAGGCTGGCCGCCATCCACAAGGTGGGGCTGAACGGCATCGCCAGCAGGCCAAGGCTGCACAGGATTGCGCCGATCAGGAAGTACGGCGTGCGCCGCCCCCAGCGCGTGACGGTGCGGTCGCTCATGGCGCCGATCAGCGGCTGCACCAGCAGCCCGGTCATCGGGCCGGCCAGCCACAGATACGGCAGGCTCGCCTCGTCGGCGCCCAGGTACTTGTAGATGGGGCTCATGCTGCTTTGCTGCAGGCCAAAGCTGAACTGGATGCCGAAGAAGCCAATGTTCATATTGACGATCTGCCACCACGACAGATGCGGTTTCATGCCGGTGCCGCTCATACCACCGCCCCGGCTTTCGACGGCAGCACGCCGCCACTGCGCCAGCAGGCGATCCACGGCTGATAGAAGGCGATATCGGCCGGCACCGCGCCGGAAATGCCGCAAATGGCGCCGGCGAAGGCGTTGGCGCGCGCCAGTGTGAGCGCCAGCGACCAGCCCCGCGACTGGCCGAACAGGAACACGGCCGAGAAGGCGTCGCCCGCGCCGACCGTGTCGACGATGCGCGCCGGCGCGTGGCACTCCTGGTTGGCGGTGACGGCGCCGTCGGCGCCGAAGTGCAGGGCGCCGCGCTCACCGAGCGTGACGATCAGCCCCTTGAGCGAGAAGATCCGCATCAGCGCCTGACAGGCCTCCACCATCTCGGGGCTGTCGATCGCCTTCGTTCCCGGCTTGGTGTGCGTGTACCAGCTGAATAAATCCTTGAGCTCTTCCTCGTTGACCTTGACGATGTCGGCCAGGTGCAAAGACTCGAAGGCGCAGCGTTCCGTCACCTGCCCGTCCCGCACGTTCAGGTCCAGATAGCGCGTGGCGTCCGAATGGCGCAGCATCTCGCGCACCGTCTTGCGCGAACACTCGTGGCGCTGCGCCATCGTGCCGAAGTAGATGACGCCTGGCTTGGCCTCGGCCAGCGCCGCCAGCGCGGGAGACGTCTCCACATAGTCGTACGCCTGGTCTGGCAGGATGATGAAGCGGTGGCCTTGCTCGTTGCGCTCGACCACCACGCGGCCGGTGGCCTCTTTGGAATCGATCTGCAAGCCGGCCTGGCTCATGCCGAAACGCTCGAATTCCGCGCGCATCAAGGCGCCGTTCTTGTCGCCGCCGATGCGCGTGACCATCAGCGTGGCGACGCCGAACGCCGCCAGATTGCGCGCCACGTTGAACGGCGCACCGCCGACAACCTGCTCGGTGATGAAATCGTCTACCAGCGCTTCGCCGAATACGGCGATCGTTCTTGGGGTTATAGCTGCATTCATGCATGTCTCCACGCCCTCTCGGGCGATTTTATATTATTCGCGTGCCAGCCAGTGCATCGCGTAAGGCGCCAGGGTGATCGTTCCTTCGACAGGGCCCGGCGCCGCGCAGTCGCTCCAGGCGCCTCGCAAGGTGTAGTCCTGCGGCTGGCCGGTAAAGTTCATCAACGTCAGGAAGCTGTCGCCGCGCGCCAGCGCCA encodes:
- a CDS encoding MFS transporter, whose protein sequence is MKPHLSWWQIVNMNIGFFGIQFSFGLQQSSMSPIYKYLGADEASLPYLWLAGPMTGLLVQPLIGAMSDRTVTRWGRRTPYFLIGAILCSLGLLAMPFSPTLWMAASLLWILDAANNVTMEPYRAFVSDKLAPKQHSLGFLTQSAFTGLGQTLAYLTPSLLVWLGMNKDAVNSSHIPHIVIVAFLIGAVFSISSVLWTLKTTPEHPLTAQELAEIRSRPAGWRHTLGDIVSAVREMPATMKQLAWVKLFQWYAMFCYWQYIMLSLSTTLYGTTDPASQGFRDAGLLTGQVGAFYNFIAFIGALALVPFTRKYGPKLTHSVCLMLAGFAMLSIPMIHSPALLFVPMVGIGLAWASIMGNPYVMLAGCIPPERTGVYMGIFNMFIVIPMIIQIFTLPLYYRSLLGGNPENVIRLAGGLMLCGAVAVLFVKLKKPQAEGLRLKDNEATGAA
- a CDS encoding PfkB family carbohydrate kinase, producing the protein MNAAITPRTIAVFGEALVDDFITEQVVGGAPFNVARNLAAFGVATLMVTRIGGDKNGALMRAEFERFGMSQAGLQIDSKEATGRVVVERNEQGHRFIILPDQAYDYVETSPALAALAEAKPGVIYFGTMAQRHECSRKTVREMLRHSDATRYLDLNVRDGQVTERCAFESLHLADIVKVNEEELKDLFSWYTHTKPGTKAIDSPEMVEACQALMRIFSLKGLIVTLGERGALHFGADGAVTANQECHAPARIVDTVGAGDAFSAVFLFGQSRGWSLALTLARANAFAGAICGISGAVPADIAFYQPWIACWRSGGVLPSKAGAVV
- the bfr gene encoding bacterioferritin, producing the protein MKGDPEVIRLLNAQLTNELTAINQYFLHARMYKHWGLEKIAKKEYEESIGEMKHADKLIDRILMLDGLPNLQAMHKIMIGEHTEEMIGCDLALEKGAQLTVKEGIATAEKAGDYVSRDLLLMILEDTEEHIDWLETQLDLIGKIGIQNYLQSQIIEE